A genomic window from Mesorhizobium sp. 131-2-1 includes:
- a CDS encoding threonine/serine dehydratase produces the protein MMTTLVPSLDHLKQAYAVTSTATQVTPLLESTALARETGAARAFVKPESLQWAGSFKVRGAYWRLKQLSPDAAKKGVVAYSSGNFAQGLAAAGQALGIPVTIVMPIDAPAAKRDATAGYSARVVLTDHGDRAREEVAAAKAREIAETEGLTLLHPFDDPEIVAGQAGAGLEALDQLAAKNTHADLVFCSVGGGGLIGGVSLAFHYRSPKTEIIAVEPEGFNGMGSSLAHGAIETMPIGPKSICDGLMARKPGEAPFAAVSAAGVRGVTVDDASVRRAMKIAFERMKLVLEPSGAASLAALLGGKVNVAGKTVLVVATGGNVSLADFMAHMNNA, from the coding sequence ATGATGACCACCCTTGTCCCCTCCCTCGATCACCTAAAGCAGGCCTATGCCGTCACCTCGACGGCAACGCAGGTGACGCCGCTGCTGGAATCGACAGCGCTCGCCCGCGAAACCGGTGCGGCCCGCGCCTTCGTCAAGCCGGAATCGCTGCAATGGGCCGGCTCCTTCAAGGTGCGCGGCGCCTATTGGCGGCTGAAACAGCTTTCGCCTGATGCAGCGAAGAAGGGCGTCGTCGCATACTCGTCGGGCAATTTCGCGCAAGGGCTGGCGGCGGCCGGCCAGGCGCTCGGCATTCCCGTCACCATCGTCATGCCGATCGACGCGCCGGCCGCCAAGCGTGACGCCACCGCTGGCTATAGCGCGCGCGTCGTGCTGACCGACCATGGCGATCGTGCACGCGAGGAAGTTGCGGCCGCCAAGGCGCGCGAGATTGCCGAAACCGAGGGCCTCACCCTGCTGCATCCCTTCGACGATCCCGAAATCGTCGCTGGCCAGGCCGGCGCCGGGCTGGAGGCGCTCGACCAGTTGGCGGCAAAGAATACTCACGCAGACCTGGTGTTCTGCTCGGTCGGCGGCGGCGGGCTGATCGGCGGCGTGTCGCTCGCCTTCCACTATCGGTCGCCGAAGACCGAGATCATCGCCGTCGAGCCTGAAGGCTTCAACGGCATGGGCTCGTCGCTGGCGCATGGCGCCATCGAGACGATGCCGATCGGGCCGAAATCGATCTGCGACGGGCTGATGGCGAGGAAGCCCGGCGAAGCGCCCTTCGCGGCGGTGAGCGCGGCCGGCGTGCGCGGCGTCACCGTCGACGACGCTTCGGTGCGGCGGGCGATGAAGATCGCCTTCGAGCGGATGAAGCTGGTGCTCGAGCCGTCGGGCGCGGCGTCGCTCGCGGCGCTGCTTGGGGGCAAGGTGAACGTGGCGGGAAAAACCGTCCTTGTTGTGGCTACCGGCGGCAATGTCTCGCTCGCCGATTTCATGGCGCATATGAACAATGCTTGA